The proteins below are encoded in one region of Triticum aestivum cultivar Chinese Spring chromosome 1B, IWGSC CS RefSeq v2.1, whole genome shotgun sequence:
- the LOC123131373 gene encoding E3 ubiquitin-protein ligase KEG: MRVPCCSLCHVRYDEDERAPLLLHCGHGFCRACLARMLAAAPGAVLPCPRCRHPTAVGNSVSALRKNFPILSLLSDSPSSPSFLHSDSGSSDEDDEDDFFARPKRTPAVPVPAAGPPPCTSVDLASHPDLKLARRIGSGPPGPAGQEVCAGTLSRAGRPGGAKRCKHPVAVKRVPLSAADELEGVHQEEVERLRRASTWCRNVCTFHGAVKVDGHLCFVMDRYPGSVQEEMRQNGGRLTLEQILRYGADIARGVAELHAAGIVCMSIKPSNILLDANGHAVVSDYGLSAILKNLTSRKVPDDSNMSGMDATVLSPNYTAPEAWGPLKKSLNLFWDSANGISPESDAWSFGCTLVEMCTGAVPWTGLSAEDIYKSVVKEKKPPPQYSRVVGVGLPGELWKMIGDCLQFRASRRPSFQDMLKTFLRHLLEIPRSPPASPENDFTNVSLPNGVEPSRTSMLDLVHDNPNALHHLVCEGNATGVRDLLAEAASMENSSLIHSLLEAQNTDGYTALHLACRRGSAELVEAIVAYQQNVDILDKDENPPIVFALAAGSPECVRALIRRSANVNSMLREGLGPSLAHICAHHGQPECMQELLMAGADPNAVDGEGESILHIAVAKRYTECAIVILENGGCSSMSIPNSQNKTPLHLCIETWNASLVKRWVEVASKEQIVEAVDVPSPVGTALCMAAALKKEHEKEGQELVRILLAVGADPTAQDDPHCRTALHTAAMINDAELVKIILDAGVDVNIRNAQNTTPLHVALNRGANSCVGLLLAAGADCNLQDDDGDNSFHIAADASKMIRENLTWVVQMLEHPSPAVDVRNHRGWTLRDFLERLPREWISEELMEKLEDKGVHLSPTIYEVADWVKFRRTVTSPDFGWQGAGPKSIGFVQSIVDNDHLIVSFCSGEARVLTSEVIKVIPLNRGQHVQLKADILEPRFGWRGQSRDSIGTVLCVDDDGILRVGFPGASRGWRADPAEIERVEEYKVGNWVRIRPSLTVAVHGMESITPGSVGVVYSIRPDSSLLLGLCYLSNPWLCEPEEVEHVDPFKIGHQVCVKRSIAEPRYGWGGETHHSVGKIIDIESDGLLIIDIPNRSASWQADPSDMEKIDDFKVGDWVRVKATVPSPKYGWEDVTRSSIGVVHSLEEDGDMGVAFCFRSKLFLCSVADIEKAQPFEVGEKVHVLPSISEPRLGWSNETAATIGAISRIDMDGTLNVKVSGRNSLWKVAPGDAERLSAFEVGDWVRLKPSIGSRPTYDWNSVGKISIAVVHSIQDSGYLELAGCFRKGKWLTHNTDIEKVQSFKIGLHVRFRAGISEPRWGWRDAKPDSRGIIAGVHADGEVRVAIFGVPGLWRGDPADLEIEQVFEVGDWVRLKNDADDWKSLKPGSIGVVHGIGYEDDAWDGTIHVAFCGEQERWIGFSSQLEGVSRFVVGQRVRIRGCIRQPRFGWSNHNHSSIGTISSIDADGKLRIHTPAGARAWLIDPAEVEKVVEEEEVCIGDWVKVKDSVVTPTYQWGDVNHNSIGVAHRAGDGELWVSFCFCERLWLCKGWEVEKVRPFRQGDRVRIRPGLVAPRWGWGMETYASKGEVIGVDANGKLRIKFRWRDRLWVGDPADVILDDTPSPTEASNGGFCS, translated from the exons atgAGGGTGCCGTGCTGCTCGCTCTGCCACGTCCGCTACGACGAGGACGAGCGCGCGCCGCTGCTCCTCCACTGCGGCCACGGCTTCTGCCGCGCCTGCCTCGCGCGCATGCTCGCCGCCGCGCCGGGCGCCGTCCTCCCCTGCCCGCGCTGCCGCCACCCCACCGCCGTCGGCAACTCCGTCTCCGCGCTCCGCAAGAACTtccccatcctctccctcctctccgactccccctcctccccctccttcctgcACTCCGACTCCGGCTCCTCCGACGAAGACGACGAGGACGACTTCTTCGCCCGCCCCAAGCGCACCCCTGCTGTCCCTgtgcccgccgccggcccgccacccTGCACCTCTGTCGACCTCGCTTCGCACCCGGACCTCAAGCTAGCCCGCCGCATCGGGAGCGGCCCGCCTGGCCCCGCCGGCCAGGAGGTGTGTGCCGGCACGCTGTCCCGTGCTGGCCGCCCCGGTGGTGCCAAGAGATGCAAGCACCCGGTGGCGGTCAAGAGGGTGCCCCTGTCAGCGGCCGACGAGCTTGAGGGTGTTCATCAGGAGGAAGTAGAGCGGTTGAGACGAGCCTCCACTTGGTGCCGGAATGTCTGCACCTTCCATGGCGCCGTCAAGGTCGACGGCCACCTCTGCTTCGTCATGGATCGCTACCCAGGGTCTGTGCAGGAAGAGATGCGGCAGAATGGCGGACGCCTCACGCTTGAGCAGATCCTCAG GTACGGAGCAGATATTGCTCGTGGAGTAGCAGAGCTACATGCAGCGGGTATTGTTTGTATGAGTATAAAGCCGTCCAATATTCTTTTAGATGCAAACGGCCACGCAGTCGTCTCCGACTACGGTCTTTCGGCAATTTTGAAGAACCTCACTAGTCGGAAAGTGCCTGATGACTCCAACATGTCTGGCATGGATGCTACGGTGCTTAGTCCCAATTATACAGCCCCAGAGGCATGGGGACCATTGAAGAAGTCACTGAATCTGTTTTGGGATAGTGCAAATGGAATATCACCAGAGTCGGATGCATGGAGTTTTGGATGTACACTTGTGGAAATGTGCACTGGAGCTGTTCC ATGGACTGGGCTAAGTGCAGAGGACATTTATAAGTCTGTTGTAAAAGAAAAGAAGCCACCTCCACAGTATTCAAGAGTAGTAGGTGTAGGACTTCCTGGAGAGCTGTGGAAGATGATTGGTGATTGTTTGCAATTCCGTGCCTCGAGAAGACCATCTTTTCAGGACATGCTAAAAACTTTTCTTCGCCATCTACTAGAGATACCAAGGAGCCCTCCTGCAAGTCCCGAGAA TGACTTCACAAATGTAAGCTTGCCGAACGGTGTGGAACCATCACGAACCTCCATGCTGGACCTCGTTCATGATAATCCGAATGCTTTACATCATCTTGTGTGCGAAGGCAATGCTACTGGTGTTAG GGATCTACTTGCAGAGGCCGCCTCAATGGAAAATTCTAGTTTAATTCATTCCCTCTTAGAAGCACAAAATACAGATGGATACACTGCATTGCATTTAGCATGCCGTAGAGGCTCGGCAGAGCTTGTGGAAGCTATTGTAGCTTACCAACAGAACGTAGACATATTAGACAAGGATGAAAACCCTCCAATTGTATTTGCTTTGGCTGCTGGCTCTCCAGAATGTGTTCGTGCACTTATAAGGAGATCTGCTAATGTTAATTCTATGCTAAGAGAAGGCCTTGGTCCTTCTCTTGCACATATCTGTGCTCATCATGGTCAACCAGAGTGCATGCAA GAATTGCTCATGGCTGGAGCTGATCCTAATGCAGTAGATGGAGAAGGTGAATCTATTCTGCATATTGCTGTGGCCAAGAGATATACCGAATGTGCTATTGTCATACTGGAAAATGGAGGTTGCAGTTCTATGAGCATACCAAATTCCCAGAATAAGAC GCCATTGCATTTATGTATCGAGACGTGGAACGCCAGTTTGGTGAAAAGATGGGTCGAAGTTGCATCGAAAGAGCAGATAGTTGAAGCAGTTGATGTACCTAGCCCTGTTGGAACAGCTTTGTGCATGGCAGCTGCTCTTAAAAAGGAGCACGAGAAAG AGGGCCAAGAGCTGGTAAGAATATTGCTGGCTGTCGGTGCTGATCCTACAGCACAAGATGACCCACATTGCCGAACTGCATTGCATACTGCAGCAATGATCAACGATGCAGAATTGGTAAAG ATTATTCTTGATGCTGGAGTCGATGTAAATATAAGAAATGCTCAGAACACAACACCACTTCATGTTGCATTGAACAGAGGTGCAAACTCATGTGTTGGCTTGCTTTTAGCTGCTGGGGCAGATTGTAATCTACAG GATGACGACGGTGATAATTCCTTTCACATAGCTGCTGATGCATCCAAAATGATTCGGGAAAACCTGACTTGGGTTGTTCAAATGCTGGAGCATCCATCACCTGCTGTTGATGTGAGAAACCACAG AGGTTGGACACTGCGAGATTTTCTTGAGAGGCTCCCACGAGAATGGATTTCTGAAGAACTGATGGAAAAACTTGAAGATAAAGGTGTTCATCTTtccccaaccat ATATGAGGTTGCGGATTGGGTTAAGTTTAGAAGAACAGTTACCTCTCCGGATTTTGGCTGGCAAGGTGCTGGACCCAAAAGCATTGGCTTTGTCCAGTCTATTGTTGACAATGACCACCTTATTGTGTCATTTTGCTCTGGAGAAGCTCGTGTTTTGACCAGTGAAGTTATCAAGGTCATTCCATTGAATAGGGGCCAGCATGTGCAGCTCAAAGCTGATATTTTAGAGCCAAG ATTTGGATGGCGTGGTCAGTCACGAGATAGCATTGGCACAGTTCTCTGTGTCGATGATGATGGAATCTTGAGAGTTGGTTTTCCAGGAGCTTCCAGGGGATGGAGGGCTGATCCTGCTGAAATTGAAAGGGTTGAAGAATATAAGGTTGGCAACTGGGTCCGGATTCGTCCCTCACTAACGGTTGCCGTACATGGCATGGAATCTATTACTCCTGGAAGCGTTGGTGTTGTATACTCGATCAGACCAGACAGCAGCCTCCTACTGGGCCTCTGCTATCTGTCCAATCCATGGCTCTGTGAGCCAGAGGAGGTCGAACATGTAGACCCCTTCAAG ATTGGACACCAAGTGTGCGTAAAGAGATCTATTGCAGAGCCCAGATACGGCTGGGGTGGTGAAACTCATCACAGCGTGGGAAAAATAATCGACATCGAGAGTGATGGTCTGCTCATAATTGATATCCCTAATCGATCTGCATCTTGGCAGGCGGATCCATCAGACATGGAGAAGATCGATGATTTTAAG GTTGGTGATTGGGTTAGAGTCAAAGCAACAGTCCCATCCCCAAAATATGGCTGGGAGGATGTGACTCGTAGCAGTATCGGTGTAGTTCATAGTCTGGAAGAAGATGGTGACATGGGTGTTGCTTTCTGCTTCAGGAGCAAACTTTTCCTTTGTTCGGTAGCAGACATAGAGAAGGCGCAGCCATTTGAAGTGGGCGAAAAGGTTCATGTGTTGCCTTCCATATCTGAGCCACGCCTTGGATGGTCAAATGAAACTGCAGCAACCATTGGGGCTATCTCGAGGATAGACATGGATGGCACTTTAAATGTCAAGGTTTCCGGTAGAAATAGCCTGTGGAAGGTCGCTCCAGGTGATGCTGAGAGGCTCTCAGCTTTTGAGGTTGGAGACTGGGTGCGCTTGAAGCCAAGTATTGGGAGCAGACCTACTTATGATTGGAACAGTGTTGGAAAAATAAGCATAGCAGTGGTCCATAGCATTCAGGACTCTGGTTACTTGGAGTTGGCAGGTTGTTTCAGGAAAGGGAAATGGTTAACTCATAACACAGACATTGAGAAAGTACAGTCCTTTAAGATTGGCCTTCATGTTCGGTTCCGTGCTGGAATTTCAGAGCCGAGATGGGGTTGGAGAGATGCAAAGCCTGATTCGAGAGGCATAATTGCTGGTGTACATGCTGATGGAGAAGTAAGGGTGGCCATCTTTGGTGTGCCTGGGTTGTGGAGAGGTGATCCTGCAGATCTTGAGATTGAGCAAGTCTTTGAGGTTGGAGACTGGGTAAGGCTGAAGAACGATGCGGATGACTGGAAGTCACTCAAACCAGGTAGCATCGGGGTGGTGCATGGGATTGGATATGAAGATGATGCTTGGGATGGAACTATTCATGTGGCATTTTGCGGTGAGCAGGAAAGGTGGATAGGGTTTTCTAGCCAGCTTGAAGGAGTCAGCAGGTTTGTCGTTGGGCAGCGTGTGCGGATCAGAGGTTGTATCCGTCAGCCAAGATTTGGTTGGTCTAATCATAATCATTCAAGTATAGGGACCATCTCATCTATTGATGCTGATGGGAAGCTAAGGATTCACACACCAGCTGGTGCGAGGGCTTGGTTGATAGACCCAGCCGAGGTGGagaaagtggtggaagaggaggaagTCTGCATTGGAGACTGGGTAAAGGTTAAGGACTCGGTTGTAACCCCCACATATCAATGGGGTGATGTGAACCACAACAGCATAGGGGTGGCCCACAGGGCCGGGGATGGGGAGCTCTGGGTTTCTTTCTGTTTCTGCGAGAGACTATGGTTATGCAAAGGTTGGGAGGTGGAGAAGGTTAGGCCCTTCCGGCAAGGCGACAGAGTACGGATCCGACCTGGTCTTGTTGCCCCGAGGTGGGGATGGGGCATGGAGACATATGCGAGCAAAGGTGAGGTTATAGGTGTGGATGCAAATGGGAAGCTGAGGATCAAGTTTCGGTGGAGGGACAGACTTTGGGTCGGGGACCCTGCTGATGTTATTCTCGATGATACCCCATCACCGACGGAAGCTTCTAATGGCGGCTTTTGTTCATAG